The following are from one region of the uncultured Methanobrevibacter sp. genome:
- a CDS encoding 50S ribosomal protein L40e, with protein MARFEEAENRMFNVKICLKCNARNPAAATTCRKCGYTGLRFKAKEPRG; from the coding sequence ATGGCAAGATTTGAAGAAGCAGAAAACAGAATGTTTAATGTTAAAATCTGTTTAAAATGTAATGCTCGTAACCCTGCTGCTGCAACTACTTGTAGAAAATGTGGTTACACAGGTTTAAGGTTCAAAGCAAAAGAACCAAGAGGATAA